From a single Opitutales bacterium genomic region:
- a CDS encoding DUF2256 domain-containing protein, with product MPKQRKKAHLPSKVCPVCKRSFTWRKKWAKDWENVVYCSERCRRSPSRLNPDYAINHNNRIIPD from the coding sequence ATGCCCAAGCAGAGAAAGAAAGCGCATCTCCCGTCTAAAGTCTGTCCGGTATGCAAGCGCTCGTTTACTTGGCGAAAGAAATGGGCAAAAGACTGGGAAAATGTGGTGTATTGTTCGGAGCGGTGTCGGCGCTCTCCATCCAGATTAAACCCGGATTATGCAATAAATCACAACAATCGCATAATCCCGGATTAA
- a CDS encoding DUF2834 domain-containing protein — protein sequence MFSEYSVIKIQYTPSRSLSSTLNFGSPTVFLILAILALVGPNGLYVYYAITAPELNQAALRNPIALAFMIEAMMLLGVFLWQVYRLTRSWIQVSLYLVLSFVGSLAFSLPLFIYRQSKHGTPASH from the coding sequence TTGTTTAGTGAATATTCAGTTATTAAAATTCAATACACTCCATCTCGTTCATTATCTAGCACGCTGAACTTTGGAAGCCCGACGGTCTTTCTGATCCTTGCGATCCTCGCTCTCGTTGGACCGAATGGACTCTATGTCTACTACGCCATCACGGCGCCTGAACTGAATCAGGCAGCGCTGCGTAATCCGATCGCTCTGGCTTTTATGATCGAAGCGATGATGCTTTTAGGAGTCTTCCTCTGGCAGGTCTACCGCCTCACCCGATCCTGGATACAGGTGAGTCTGTATTTGGTACTCTCCTTCGTCGGTAGCCTAGCCTTCAGTCTCCCACTTTTCATCTATCGTCAAAGCAAACATGGTACGCCCGCGAGCCACTGA
- a CDS encoding PocR ligand-binding domain-containing protein: MASEVLIQKENSSDDAPLARKTRVKVKKLEASQLYKDYEEAFHRVTDLPMGIRPMQSYDNVLNQKRGSSPFCQLMGQFNEGCAQCVRMQAKLEQTAGLKPKSLHCFAGLCDTAVPIRVGEKMIAFLQTGQILLHQPNREEFSRITQQILAWGAQVNLKTLEEAYFQTRVLDEDQYKAMIQLLSTFAEHLGAISNSIEIDESATDPEIVANAKHYIMDRYHEPLSLDEVAAAVNTSTRHFCKVFKKATGITFTDYLARVRVEKAKNRLQNPHVRISEVAFDVGFESLSQFNRSFKRITAVSPSAYRKKMGGAA; this comes from the coding sequence ATGGCCTCCGAAGTCCTCATTCAGAAAGAAAACTCCAGCGATGACGCACCCTTGGCGCGCAAGACGCGCGTTAAGGTAAAAAAGCTCGAGGCATCGCAGCTCTATAAAGACTACGAGGAGGCCTTTCATCGGGTGACGGATCTACCCATGGGAATTCGCCCCATGCAATCTTACGACAACGTGCTCAATCAGAAGCGCGGCTCGAGTCCGTTTTGCCAGCTCATGGGACAGTTTAACGAGGGCTGTGCTCAGTGCGTGCGTATGCAGGCAAAGCTTGAACAGACCGCCGGACTGAAGCCGAAGTCTCTGCATTGCTTCGCTGGACTCTGTGACACTGCCGTTCCAATCCGCGTGGGGGAGAAGATGATCGCCTTTTTGCAGACCGGCCAAATTCTCCTCCATCAGCCCAATCGTGAGGAGTTTAGCAGGATCACCCAACAGATTTTGGCATGGGGTGCGCAGGTAAATCTCAAAACGCTAGAGGAAGCCTACTTCCAGACGCGTGTTTTAGATGAAGATCAATATAAGGCGATGATCCAACTCCTCTCTACCTTCGCGGAACACCTAGGCGCCATCAGCAACAGCATCGAAATCGACGAGTCTGCGACCGATCCCGAGATCGTAGCCAACGCCAAACACTACATCATGGATCGCTATCACGAGCCACTCTCCCTCGACGAAGTAGCGGCCGCCGTGAACACTTCCACTCGCCACTTCTGCAAGGTCTTTAAAAAAGCAACGGGTATCACCTTCACCGACTACCTGGCTCGCGTTCGTGTAGAAAAAGCAAAAAACCGCCTCCAAAATCCTCACGTCCGCATTAGCGAGGTGGCATTCGACGTCGGCTTCGAGTCGCTCTCACAGTTTAATCGCTCGTTCAAACGCATCACGGCCGTCTCACCCAGTGCGTATCGCAAAAAAATGGGTGGTGCGGCGTAG
- a CDS encoding TetR/AcrR family transcriptional regulator, whose product MSALVSAIDRRKAEKRRTIIAGAIQAFEQEGYERASMDLVAELAGASKRTVYNHFESKKELLWAVVGELLAGQVERTQIPYSKTESLESQLGRFVDAEIFLVTDPDRLSVIRLLTSIFVQNEALREDANKGEHCKSDHLTAWLRAAIQDDRIKTDDPELATKIFCGLVEGMITFPALCGTLFDDDDLKPLKDELIAVFLSRYRL is encoded by the coding sequence ATGAGCGCATTAGTCTCAGCCATCGACCGCAGGAAGGCCGAAAAGCGTAGAACGATCATTGCAGGGGCTATTCAGGCTTTTGAGCAGGAGGGCTATGAACGTGCCTCAATGGATCTCGTTGCAGAATTAGCAGGCGCATCTAAACGCACAGTTTACAACCACTTCGAAAGTAAAAAGGAGCTCCTCTGGGCTGTGGTCGGAGAGCTTCTGGCCGGTCAGGTGGAACGGACGCAGATCCCATATTCTAAAACAGAATCGCTGGAATCGCAGCTGGGGCGGTTCGTGGATGCAGAGATATTCCTCGTGACTGATCCGGACCGCCTGTCAGTCATACGTTTACTCACTTCCATCTTCGTGCAAAATGAAGCGCTGCGCGAGGATGCCAACAAGGGAGAACACTGCAAATCCGATCATCTCACAGCGTGGTTGCGTGCCGCCATCCAGGATGATCGGATCAAGACCGATGATCCCGAGCTCGCGACGAAGATATTCTGCGGACTGGTAGAAGGTATGATCACCTTCCCCGCCCTATGTGGCACACTTTTTGATGACGACGACCTCAAGCCCCTCAAAGACGAATTAATCGCTGTTTTTCTGAGTCGTTATCGTCTTTAG
- a CDS encoding PQQ-like beta-propeller repeat protein, protein MSDLEHSIGARYQVCIIPKRVAIPLLNFTRYMKSLITALLFILFCLASLCASDWPQEAGPLRHNFTPEDPGPVSWSEDRPDIAWQAYAGLGQSPVSVVGDRVYVLGAWREDADLSDGITPKEMDVLQKDNRWLDSEGNHLKFSGSLVYQGAVYLQCFALKDGARIWTQRMTQNSYVSILYSDRTTPLVHNGRVYAHTFDGHLGCFDAETGERYWQHDLRDFGLSEIRGKGGNWCSPLLVDGDKIVVNYQCGDPDNPKGKYSLMVTAFSPSNGERIWSSKPLSGGFRTTKTSINVGVIDGVETIVVPNGRYVQGLRADSGEIAWVFDVRAELPNPHGIEYDKKPFSYFYTNRLPLISGNRVINQLWLWYGQKGSRTYCFEVKDGKATLVWDTPDVISWQGDHIVHEGIFYAFDARFDRFNRWAEKGPNHQVAPRRDGVRQFQAYDIDSGSLMWSSSDLSHYTPRPIHMLKKSPELKEQVAALPKNLNELPYRELETYWRNDLILEDNMNMYKGEAEYIIAGKTLIAWFLGNRLEIAHLLPQGGLKPLAEWHFEGTTRNPTTPVYAHGHLLLRALDHRQGIAGGEGNLIAINLAAD, encoded by the coding sequence ATGTCTGATCTCGAACACAGTATCGGTGCCAGGTATCAGGTTTGTATTATCCCAAAACGAGTAGCTATCCCACTGCTCAATTTCACACGCTATATGAAATCCTTAATCACCGCTTTGCTGTTTATTCTGTTTTGCTTGGCTTCTCTCTGTGCATCTGATTGGCCGCAAGAAGCCGGACCATTACGCCATAATTTCACACCTGAAGACCCTGGACCGGTCTCATGGTCCGAAGACAGGCCAGACATTGCGTGGCAAGCATATGCGGGTTTGGGGCAATCACCCGTCTCTGTGGTGGGAGATCGCGTTTATGTGTTGGGTGCGTGGCGTGAGGATGCGGATCTATCCGACGGGATCACTCCTAAGGAAATGGATGTCCTTCAAAAAGACAATCGATGGTTAGACAGCGAAGGAAATCACCTGAAGTTTTCCGGCAGCCTTGTTTATCAAGGAGCTGTATACCTGCAGTGCTTCGCTTTGAAAGACGGCGCGCGCATATGGACGCAACGCATGACGCAGAATTCCTATGTGTCGATTCTTTACAGCGATCGCACGACTCCTCTTGTCCACAATGGGCGTGTATATGCTCACACTTTTGATGGGCATTTGGGGTGTTTTGATGCCGAAACGGGTGAGCGGTATTGGCAGCACGATTTGCGCGATTTTGGCTTGTCGGAAATCCGGGGTAAAGGTGGCAATTGGTGCTCTCCTCTGCTGGTTGATGGCGACAAGATCGTAGTCAATTATCAATGTGGAGACCCCGACAATCCAAAGGGTAAATATTCTCTGATGGTAACTGCCTTCTCCCCATCCAATGGAGAGCGCATATGGAGCTCTAAACCCTTAAGCGGTGGCTTCCGCACGACCAAAACTAGCATCAATGTAGGCGTGATCGATGGCGTTGAAACCATCGTGGTGCCCAACGGACGCTACGTGCAAGGACTGAGAGCTGACTCTGGAGAAATAGCGTGGGTGTTCGATGTGCGCGCAGAATTACCAAACCCACATGGTATCGAGTACGATAAAAAGCCCTTTTCTTATTTTTACACGAATCGTCTACCGCTGATCTCAGGAAACCGTGTGATTAACCAACTATGGCTGTGGTATGGCCAGAAGGGGAGCCGCACCTATTGTTTCGAGGTTAAAGATGGTAAGGCTACCTTAGTTTGGGACACACCGGATGTCATTTCGTGGCAAGGCGACCACATCGTGCACGAAGGAATATTTTATGCCTTTGATGCGCGCTTTGATCGTTTCAATCGCTGGGCAGAGAAAGGACCCAATCATCAAGTGGCTCCTCGGCGAGATGGCGTGCGGCAATTCCAGGCCTATGATATCGACTCTGGTTCTCTAATGTGGTCGAGCTCTGACCTATCTCACTACACTCCTCGTCCAATCCATATGCTTAAAAAAAGTCCTGAACTTAAAGAACAGGTAGCAGCATTACCCAAAAACCTAAACGAGCTTCCCTATCGAGAGTTGGAGACTTACTGGCGCAACGATCTCATCCTTGAGGACAACATGAACATGTATAAGGGCGAGGCCGAATACATCATCGCTGGCAAGACTCTTATTGCTTGGTTTCTAGGCAATCGGTTAGAAATCGCGCATTTACTGCCCCAGGGAGGCCTAAAGCCGCTAGCAGAATGGCATTTTGAAGGAACCACCAGAAACCCGACAACACCGGTCTATGCCCATGGCCATCTTCTTCTCCGAGCTCTCGACCACCGCCAGGGCATTGCTGGAGGCGAGGGAAATCTGATCGCAATCAACTTAGCCGCTGATTAA
- a CDS encoding TetR/AcrR family transcriptional regulator gives MVRPRATEKEQALMRAAVELFLEKGVRGATVKEIAARAGVATGTFYVYYGDKVAMIRAVAYAFADQHTAMAQTVLESHHVPADKLSRYLLGLYDLWQPFGGNDRGPLELAEAVIRHANETLGIAQKRFLLTIEVILHEAMVSGAAVKDPATEARWIAYATSAFFPLAGTPTERPFADALNRAELEGLIAWLARPFDRSE, from the coding sequence ATGGTACGCCCGCGAGCCACTGAGAAAGAGCAAGCACTGATGCGGGCCGCTGTTGAGCTATTCCTTGAAAAGGGAGTGCGCGGTGCCACGGTGAAAGAAATCGCCGCACGTGCCGGGGTCGCGACCGGGACGTTCTACGTCTACTATGGTGACAAGGTCGCAATGATACGAGCTGTCGCCTATGCCTTTGCAGATCAACATACAGCGATGGCACAAACGGTCTTGGAAAGCCATCATGTGCCGGCCGATAAACTATCCAGATATTTACTGGGGCTCTATGATTTATGGCAACCCTTCGGAGGGAACGACAGGGGACCCCTTGAGCTTGCAGAAGCGGTAATCCGGCACGCAAACGAAACGCTGGGCATCGCACAGAAACGATTTCTCCTAACTATCGAAGTAATTCTCCACGAAGCTATGGTAAGCGGAGCAGCGGTAAAAGACCCAGCGACTGAAGCACGTTGGATCGCCTACGCCACGAGCGCGTTTTTCCCACTGGCAGGCACTCCTACTGAGCGCCCCTTCGCTGATGCGCTCAACCGCGCCGAACTCGAAGGCTTGATCGCATGGCTTGCCCGGCCGTTCGATAGATCGGAATGA
- a CDS encoding DUF2314 domain-containing protein: MDWFKYSIPTIVMILFIVWGLLRQRRKGMWIDPDDPLNVKARAMAVSTFKEATELAVRESLPIRVKYPFKTDTDQTERIWGYVMSFDEAEIVADIETNPISQFGWIPESVTFPVADLDDWTIELPDGKIRGCFGVQAEIILREREGGKVPKHIREMQSEFVDKLTFDDDTDIKNDKE, encoded by the coding sequence ATGGACTGGTTCAAATACAGTATCCCCACCATCGTGATGATCTTATTCATTGTCTGGGGCCTTCTCAGACAACGCCGCAAAGGAATGTGGATTGATCCTGACGATCCACTTAACGTGAAAGCCCGCGCAATGGCGGTGTCCACCTTTAAAGAGGCTACCGAACTCGCTGTTCGAGAAAGCCTGCCGATCCGCGTAAAATATCCGTTTAAGACTGATACGGATCAGACTGAACGGATTTGGGGCTATGTGATGAGCTTTGATGAGGCTGAAATTGTCGCGGATATAGAGACAAACCCCATCTCTCAATTCGGCTGGATACCGGAAAGTGTGACATTCCCGGTTGCAGATCTCGATGATTGGACGATCGAGCTACCTGATGGAAAAATCAGAGGATGTTTTGGCGTACAAGCTGAAATCATTCTGAGAGAACGGGAAGGCGGCAAAGTCCCGAAACATATCCGTGAGATGCAGAGTGAGTTCGTTGATAAACTGACTTTTGATGACGACACTGACATCAAAAACGACAAAGAGTAA
- a CDS encoding tyrosine-protein phosphatase: MMGPLCGRKAYVFDKEGAVDNPRVFMSTRILSLDGGINFRDLGGYATEDGRRVVWRRLFRSGSPHRLTDGDWAKLAELGVGFACDLRGNAERSKTPSGWAMRGVQVAEWDYEMHEDSFRKFFDHGPPNTADLIAFMRAFYVQLPDKFGNRFKHLVDELLAQPERGVVVHCAAGKDRTGILCALLLTALGVPRETVIEDYHLTEAALPMHFLLQSLLERDDSSWSFIKDLPQDMQAILLGAPKEMIEAAIDHIERQYGNVLTWMESELAIGGVEIEALRVHFTE, translated from the coding sequence GTGATGGGGCCATTGTGTGGGCGTAAAGCCTACGTGTTTGATAAAGAAGGAGCGGTGGATAATCCTAGAGTCTTTATGTCTACGCGCATTTTATCTCTTGATGGTGGCATCAACTTTCGCGATCTGGGGGGCTACGCGACCGAGGATGGGCGGCGTGTCGTTTGGCGGCGTCTGTTTCGGTCAGGTTCGCCACATCGATTGACGGATGGGGATTGGGCCAAATTAGCCGAACTGGGTGTGGGCTTCGCATGTGACTTGAGAGGGAATGCCGAGCGGTCGAAAACCCCGAGTGGCTGGGCTATGCGCGGTGTGCAGGTTGCCGAGTGGGATTACGAGATGCACGAGGATTCTTTCCGGAAGTTCTTCGACCACGGCCCCCCAAACACGGCAGACCTTATCGCGTTCATGCGCGCATTCTATGTTCAACTGCCCGATAAATTTGGAAATCGATTCAAGCACCTAGTCGATGAGCTCCTGGCTCAACCTGAACGGGGCGTAGTCGTCCACTGCGCCGCGGGCAAGGACAGGACAGGGATTCTCTGCGCTCTGCTGTTGACCGCTCTGGGTGTGCCTCGGGAAACGGTTATCGAGGACTATCATCTCACAGAAGCAGCTTTGCCTATGCATTTCCTCCTGCAATCCCTACTCGAACGCGATGATAGCTCGTGGTCATTCATAAAAGACCTACCTCAAGACATGCAGGCTATTCTGCTCGGCGCTCCGAAAGAGATGATTGAGGCAGCGATCGATCACATTGAGCGCCAATATGGCAATGTGTTGACCTGGATGGAGAGCGAGCTGGCGATCGGCGGTGTGGAGATTGAAGCTTTGAGAGTCCATTTCACCGAGTAA